In Zunongwangia profunda SM-A87, the following proteins share a genomic window:
- a CDS encoding nucleotidyl transferase AbiEii/AbiGii toxin family protein, with the protein MIENKSFTKEWLDIFRSKKEHKGINVTILEKMVHAFSLLEHLKIEGLDFVFKGGTSLVLLLEEGNRFSIDIDIISSVKRDPLKKILDAVVANSHFKSHILNERRSYKEGVPKAHYTFEFDSVYNPNVSGTILLDILFDSPHYPELIESAIEVSWLSVAGTTTTITTPSVNSICGDKLTAFAPETIGIPYYKGDQLFTMEICKQLFDLGKLFENITDMSIVKASFSAFSKAELSYRSSDKDFGKRNLKETDVLWDSINTCAIIAKRERNPTKETKKKFDELNRGIRSFGSAFLMTGNFRIEEALAASARVAYLNTLLLQPEITEIEYYEGQGISELTIENVEWAYLNKLKRQPDKSIFYYWYKAVELLPV; encoded by the coding sequence ATGATTGAAAACAAAAGCTTCACAAAAGAGTGGCTGGATATTTTTCGGTCAAAAAAAGAACATAAAGGCATTAATGTGACCATTTTGGAAAAAATGGTTCACGCATTCTCTTTATTAGAACATCTAAAGATAGAAGGACTTGATTTTGTTTTTAAAGGCGGCACATCGCTCGTACTCTTACTTGAAGAAGGCAATCGGTTTTCAATCGACATTGATATCATTTCAAGTGTAAAACGCGACCCATTGAAAAAAATTCTCGATGCGGTTGTTGCCAACTCACATTTTAAAAGCCACATCTTGAATGAGCGTCGAAGTTATAAAGAAGGTGTTCCAAAGGCACATTATACTTTTGAATTTGACTCGGTTTACAACCCGAATGTTTCAGGAACAATTCTGCTGGACATTCTTTTTGACAGTCCGCATTATCCAGAACTTATAGAATCTGCCATAGAAGTATCTTGGCTTTCGGTCGCTGGAACTACAACGACGATTACAACACCATCGGTAAATTCCATCTGTGGCGATAAGCTTACTGCTTTTGCGCCAGAGACCATTGGTATTCCATATTATAAGGGCGACCAGTTATTTACAATGGAAATCTGTAAGCAATTGTTCGATTTAGGGAAGTTGTTTGAAAACATTACAGATATGTCTATTGTTAAGGCAAGTTTTTCCGCTTTCTCGAAAGCGGAACTATCCTATCGTAGTTCCGATAAAGATTTCGGCAAAAGAAACCTCAAAGAAACAGATGTTCTTTGGGATTCCATAAACACCTGTGCCATCATCGCCAAAAGGGAACGCAATCCAACCAAGGAAACAAAAAAGAAGTTTGACGAATTAAACCGTGGCATACGCAGTTTTGGAAGTGCGTTTTTGATGACAGGAAATTTCAGGATAGAGGAAGCTCTTGCAGCTTCGGCCAGAGTAGCCTATTTGAATACACTTTTATTGCAACCCGAAATTACTGAAATTGAATATTACGAAGGACAAGGTATAAGCGAACTTACTATTGAAAATGTAGAATGGGCATACTTGAACAAATTGAAACGCCAGCCGGATAAGTCTATATTTTATTACTGGTACAAGGCAGTGGAATTGTTACCAGTTTAA
- a CDS encoding DUF6577 family protein, producing the protein MPKIIENKLIEAFKERSSFDRDELFQFYLDFEPDLKESTFSWRIYDLKKKDIIKTIGRGLYVISYKPKYRPVLSDSVLKIASKTNERFEEIQYAIWENQWLNEFTQHQVSNQMIVVEVEKEFTESLYYYLNDSLKMDFFLNPDDKEIEFYISESAVPVVIKRLVTRAPISKLKDKKNVVPVATLEKIMVDLFADENLYHFYQGSELINIYEKILERYSINFTKFFSYAKRRKKEQEIKQFMNNHIPNILEDIIND; encoded by the coding sequence ATGCCAAAAATTATAGAAAACAAGCTTATAGAAGCGTTTAAGGAGCGAAGTTCTTTTGACAGGGACGAGCTATTTCAGTTCTATTTGGACTTTGAACCAGATTTGAAGGAAAGTACATTTAGTTGGCGCATTTACGACCTGAAGAAAAAAGACATCATCAAAACTATTGGTCGTGGATTGTATGTTATATCCTATAAACCCAAGTATAGACCAGTACTGTCTGATAGTGTTCTAAAAATAGCAAGTAAGACCAATGAACGATTTGAGGAAATCCAATATGCTATATGGGAAAACCAATGGCTCAATGAATTTACGCAGCATCAAGTATCCAATCAAATGATTGTAGTAGAAGTGGAAAAGGAATTTACAGAATCACTATACTATTATCTAAATGATTCCTTGAAAATGGATTTTTTCTTGAATCCCGATGACAAGGAAATTGAATTCTACATTTCCGAGAGTGCTGTTCCCGTGGTCATAAAACGTCTCGTCACCAGAGCACCGATAAGTAAATTGAAAGACAAAAAAAATGTAGTTCCAGTTGCAACGCTTGAAAAAATAATGGTGGACTTGTTTGCCGATGAAAACCTGTACCATTTTTACCAAGGCTCTGAACTCATAAATATTTATGAAAAAATACTTGAGCGATACAGTATTAATTTCACAAAGTTCTTTAGCTATGCGAAAAGACGAAAGAAAGAACAGGAAATCAAGCAATTTATGAATAACCACATACCGAATATTTTAGAGGACATAATCAATGATTGA
- a CDS encoding (2Fe-2S) ferredoxin domain-containing protein, which translates to MAESKNNKSVIYRCDGVKCRKKKGKLLDYYIKKYKLKDKIEVDDMDCNNKCEQAPVMHLHPEDIWFSEKDLGTIVKRHILNK; encoded by the coding sequence ATGGCAGAATCTAAAAATAATAAGTCAGTAATTTATCGATGCGACGGCGTAAAATGCCGAAAGAAAAAGGGAAAGCTTTTAGATTATTATATTAAGAAATATAAACTAAAAGATAAAATAGAAGTCGACGATATGGACTGCAACAACAAGTGCGAACAAGCACCCGTTATGCACCTTCATCCAGAGGATATATGGTTTTCGGAGAAAGATTTAGGAACAATCGTTAAAAGACATATTTTAAATAAATAA
- a CDS encoding MFS transporter: MKLSKLLEPFQALRNRLFAKLYLAQTISLLGDAFTWVGLALLAYQFGEERAAVILATALTLRVTAFIIFSPFAGVLADRISRKKILYTTHFVRMVIVGCLPFVTEEWQIYVLIFLMNVFNAFFSPTYRAIIPQIVDKSIYRQAIGLSAATYQLLGVLGPGLAGILAIWLGAREIFFVDAATFVIAGILLLSLPKSKLDVVPDEIEGKIKPTTWQDVLKGIKLLFSNQYVRFALFIEFVSAIAGALILVNTIVLVKGGLELTDKDYGIIMAAFAIGAMVAAFVSGAIDKSKSRRISLIIGALILGVAISFANYLDFSMLFIVWIIAGLGQSLAEIPSETLIGETVPVEEQGKVYGSHFAFSHLWWAFAYPLAGFLGTTYPNQSFLYGGIITLVLLVLVVIFLRPKKIKLKK; this comes from the coding sequence ATGAAACTGTCAAAACTATTAGAACCATTCCAAGCTTTACGTAATCGTTTATTCGCAAAACTTTATTTGGCACAGACCATAAGTTTATTGGGCGATGCCTTTACGTGGGTCGGGTTGGCTCTTTTGGCATATCAGTTCGGCGAAGAAAGGGCTGCGGTCATATTGGCAACAGCTCTTACTTTACGAGTTACTGCATTCATTATATTTTCGCCTTTTGCAGGCGTATTAGCAGATAGGATTAGCCGAAAGAAAATACTATACACCACACATTTTGTAAGAATGGTTATAGTTGGCTGTTTGCCTTTTGTAACTGAAGAATGGCAAATTTATGTTCTCATTTTTCTTATGAATGTTTTCAACGCATTTTTTAGTCCGACCTATCGAGCTATTATTCCGCAGATTGTAGATAAATCCATATACCGTCAAGCCATAGGTTTATCAGCAGCCACGTATCAGCTTTTAGGAGTTTTGGGGCCAGGCTTGGCAGGAATTTTAGCCATCTGGTTGGGTGCAAGGGAAATATTTTTTGTCGATGCTGCTACTTTTGTGATAGCAGGTATTTTATTGTTAAGCCTTCCGAAAAGTAAGTTGGATGTAGTCCCAGACGAAATCGAGGGTAAAATAAAGCCAACCACTTGGCAAGATGTTTTAAAAGGCATTAAATTACTATTTTCCAATCAATACGTGCGCTTTGCATTATTCATTGAATTTGTATCTGCGATTGCGGGCGCACTTATTTTGGTAAACACCATCGTATTGGTCAAAGGTGGATTGGAACTTACAGATAAGGACTATGGAATCATAATGGCAGCTTTCGCTATTGGCGCAATGGTAGCAGCCTTTGTTTCTGGAGCAATTGATAAATCCAAATCAAGACGTATCTCTCTTATTATTGGAGCTCTGATATTAGGGGTGGCCATAAGTTTTGCCAATTATCTCGATTTTTCAATGCTATTCATTGTATGGATTATTGCGGGACTTGGTCAAAGCCTTGCGGAGATTCCATCCGAAACACTTATCGGAGAAACAGTTCCAGTTGAAGAACAAGGTAAAGTGTATGGTTCTCATTTTGCATTTTCACATCTCTGGTGGGCATTTGCATATCCATTGGCAGGTTTTTTGGGAACTACATATCCCAATCAAAGTTTTTTATATGGTGGTATTATAACATTAGTATTATTAGTGCTGGTGGTTATTTTTTTAAGACCAAAAAAAATTAAGCTCAAAAAATAG
- a CDS encoding HupE/UreJ family protein, with protein MKIKKIYAFLILFLCGAFVSMAYAHGVDEDTQTFLLGNSGVAFGSFLYIGAKHMITGYDHLLFLVGVIFFLYKPKEVLLYVSFFTIGHSTTLLLGVLADININAYLIDAIIALSIVYKGFDNLGGFKRFFGKQPNTKAAVLIFGLFHGFGLASKLQEFKFDKDGLFTNLIGFNIGVEIGQFIALAVVLILITIWRRQPSFMKFSTITNTALMAAGFLLLGFQLTGYFTS; from the coding sequence ATGAAAATCAAAAAAATATATGCCTTTCTCATTCTTTTTCTATGTGGAGCATTTGTTTCAATGGCGTATGCTCACGGAGTAGATGAAGACACGCAAACATTTTTATTAGGAAACAGCGGCGTGGCATTCGGCTCCTTTCTTTATATAGGAGCAAAACATATGATTACAGGTTATGACCATCTGCTATTTTTGGTCGGCGTTATTTTCTTTCTGTATAAACCGAAAGAAGTGCTTTTATATGTTAGCTTTTTTACCATTGGCCATAGTACAACGTTACTGTTAGGTGTTTTAGCCGATATAAATATTAATGCATACTTAATAGATGCTATCATTGCGCTATCCATTGTTTATAAGGGATTCGACAATTTGGGAGGTTTCAAACGTTTCTTTGGCAAACAACCTAACACGAAAGCAGCAGTTTTGATATTCGGTCTGTTTCACGGTTTTGGTCTTGCCAGTAAACTGCAAGAATTTAAATTTGATAAAGACGGCCTTTTTACTAATCTAATTGGTTTCAATATAGGTGTAGAAATAGGACAATTTATTGCTTTGGCAGTTGTGTTAATCCTTATTACAATTTGGAGAAGACAACCCAGTTTTATGAAATTTTCAACAATTACAAATACAGCACTTATGGCAGCAGGGTTTTTATTGCTCGGCTTCCAATTAACAGGCTATTTTACATCTTAA
- a CDS encoding efflux RND transporter periplasmic adaptor subunit has translation MKIKFNTKISLLILSTLLVVACGNKDSEKMESSEESSMKEEQLVATGIKQITFTKDQYNLAEIETGAIEMRNLSNIIKLNGTIDVEPESMASVSAPLGGYLKTAGRLPGEAIKKGQVLATIENPEFIQIQQGYLESLSRLQFLEEEFNRQKKLREEDINSAKTFQQVSSDYKITQGRVKAYEQQLALAGIIRSSVQNGNITRTANLYAPISGFIKASNVNIGDYVSPQDVLFELVDLNDIHLALNAFERDLEKLEIGQTVKFSLSDDNTFNRTAEIFIIGKATGSDRMTPVHCHIKQENQKGLLPGMYVKAWVESGTNKQNAIPSAALVQYEGKDYVILQTEETENGYTFKLEQVKKGIEQEGYTAITFADGATVQNFKPVVKNAYSILSALRNSEEEE, from the coding sequence ATGAAAATAAAATTCAATACAAAAATTTCGCTGCTCATTTTATCCACCCTATTGGTGGTGGCTTGTGGCAATAAGGATTCCGAAAAAATGGAATCTTCCGAAGAATCTTCGATGAAAGAAGAACAACTCGTTGCAACTGGAATCAAACAAATCACTTTTACCAAAGACCAATACAATCTTGCCGAAATTGAAACCGGTGCGATTGAAATGAGAAATTTAAGTAACATCATAAAACTAAATGGTACCATAGATGTAGAGCCTGAAAGTATGGCTTCTGTATCTGCACCTTTAGGAGGTTATTTAAAAACGGCTGGCAGATTGCCTGGTGAAGCAATTAAAAAAGGGCAAGTCTTGGCAACCATTGAGAATCCTGAATTTATCCAAATCCAACAGGGTTATTTGGAAAGTTTGAGCAGACTTCAATTTCTTGAAGAAGAATTTAATCGACAAAAGAAATTGAGAGAGGAGGACATCAATTCTGCAAAAACATTTCAGCAGGTTTCTTCAGATTATAAAATAACACAAGGAAGAGTGAAGGCATACGAACAGCAGCTTGCCCTTGCGGGAATAATTAGAAGTTCTGTCCAAAATGGTAATATAACACGAACCGCAAATCTTTATGCACCAATTTCAGGTTTTATAAAAGCGAGTAATGTAAATATCGGTGATTATGTTTCCCCACAGGATGTGCTATTTGAACTGGTGGATTTAAACGATATTCATTTGGCATTGAACGCCTTTGAGAGAGATTTAGAAAAGCTGGAGATTGGCCAAACCGTTAAATTTTCGCTTTCTGATGACAATACCTTCAATCGTACTGCCGAGATTTTCATAATTGGAAAAGCGACTGGTAGTGACCGTATGACGCCAGTTCATTGCCATATTAAACAAGAAAACCAAAAAGGCTTATTACCGGGAATGTACGTAAAAGCTTGGGTAGAAAGCGGTACAAATAAGCAAAATGCGATTCCGTCGGCAGCCCTTGTCCAATATGAAGGGAAAGATTATGTAATCCTTCAAACCGAAGAAACGGAAAATGGGTATACATTCAAGTTAGAACAGGTTAAAAAAGGAATTGAGCAGGAAGGATATACAGCCATAACTTTTGCCGATGGCGCTACTGTTCAAAATTTTAAACCTGTTGTTAAAAACGCTTATTCCATCTTGTCTGCATTAAGAAATTCTGAAGAAGAAGAATAA
- a CDS encoding CusA/CzcA family heavy metal efflux RND transporter, translating to MLDKIIAFSINNKLVIGLFTLALIGWGSYSLTQLPIDAVPDITDNQVMVITISPTLAAQEVEQLVTFPVEQTMVSIPGIKEMRSFSRFGLSIVTIVFEESVDLYWARQQVQERLTQAAKDIPEGIGKPEMGPVTTGLGEIYQYVIHTEKGYEDKYDATELRTIQDWIIKRQLLGTPGVAEVSGFGGLVKQYEIAIDPDKLQSMNVTIEDIFTALEKNNQNTGGAYIDKGPNAYFIRSEGLVNNLQELEKIAVKLNNGTPVLIRDVAKVQFGHGVRYGAATRNGEGEVVTGIVMMLKGANSSAVINDVKAKIEQIKETLPEGVTIEPYLDRKGLVDRAIGTVTTNLTEGALIVIFVLILFLGNLRGGLIVASVIPLSMLFAIAMMNLFGVSGNLMSLGAIDFGLIVDGAVIVVESVMFGIHTSKKKYAGVEKLSSKQMDTEVRHSAGKMMNSAAFGQIIILIVYVPILALSGVAGKMFHPMAQTVMFAILGALILSLTYVPMMSALALGRKTEHKRNFSDKMMDFFQRMYQPILEAALRTKLLVLGLAIGLFVITLIVFANMGGEFIPQLDEGDFAVETRVPVGSSIDQMIDVSQKAQTILLREYPDEVKQVVNKIGSGEIPTDPMPIEAGDMMVILSPKSEWTKASGREELAAVMKESLSIIPNATFSFQQPIQMRFNELLTGAKQDVVIKIYGEDLNILSDLAGNVGSKIKSVEGVEDLYVEEVTGLPQINIQMNRDKISQYGMNIEDVNNAIETAFAGTSAGLVYEGERRFDLVVRLDKNYRTDITDVQNLYVSTPQGNQIPLSQVANISFEPGPVQIQRDNAKRRIIVGFNVRDRDVQSIIEDIKQIMNSKVDMPAGYYVTYGGQFQNLQEANQRLIIALPIALLLILVLLFFTFGSMKQSLLIFTAIPLSAIGGVFALIIRDLPFSISAGIGFIALFGVAVLNGIVLVAEFNRLDKEGVSDIYERVIKGTRVRLRPVLMTATVAALGFLPMALSNSSGAEVQRPLATVVIGGLITATALTLIVLPVLYIYFTDRKAKFNFRSKKIVTTLIVIAGLFFPAMQLQAQETSMVQEREITLQQAIEMALKNNNRIKIAQYEIEVEEKGKYGAITIPRTEFTYQNGEFNTPKVKDNQYGVTQRINFPTVYTSQFKLAKARVSSSKQLKVIEENDLIADVKAAYFRVVFLMQNKQLLQRQDSLYGNLNRSSSMRYESGESTKLESVTSATQSMQIKNKLQQNEADMRIAEKQLQVVLNTNDEITITDSELVRREIDLDIERQSVEQSPFYVYLKQQLEVRKRETNVERNKVLPDIMFGYNSQTFNGGQNSGLANSNFNDDDRFSFFQVGLSIPIFPGGHRAKIQAAKIEEDIAQSQIELNKTQLQGELQNLLQEYYKLQGTLDYYQNEALPQAELIIDNSEKSFKSGDVSYTQYLQNLTLANSIQTEYLNTLYQYNQSIIVIEALLGL from the coding sequence ATGTTAGACAAAATCATTGCATTTTCGATAAACAACAAACTTGTTATCGGATTATTTACGCTGGCACTTATTGGATGGGGCTCATATTCGCTTACACAATTACCCATAGATGCCGTGCCAGACATCACAGACAATCAAGTTATGGTTATTACCATATCACCCACTTTAGCGGCACAAGAAGTAGAACAATTAGTTACGTTTCCCGTAGAGCAAACAATGGTTAGTATTCCTGGTATTAAGGAGATGCGTTCCTTTTCTCGATTCGGGCTTTCTATAGTAACTATTGTTTTTGAGGAAAGTGTAGACTTATATTGGGCAAGGCAGCAAGTTCAAGAGCGATTAACGCAGGCTGCCAAAGATATTCCTGAAGGCATCGGAAAACCTGAAATGGGACCCGTAACTACAGGGTTGGGTGAAATTTATCAATATGTAATTCATACCGAAAAAGGATATGAAGATAAGTATGATGCTACCGAATTAAGAACTATACAAGACTGGATTATCAAAAGACAACTATTGGGAACACCTGGAGTTGCAGAAGTGAGTGGTTTCGGTGGGTTAGTGAAACAATATGAAATTGCCATAGACCCAGATAAACTTCAAAGTATGAATGTTACTATTGAAGATATTTTTACCGCTCTGGAAAAAAACAATCAAAACACGGGTGGCGCTTATATAGATAAAGGTCCTAATGCCTATTTTATTCGGAGCGAAGGACTTGTGAACAATTTACAAGAATTGGAGAAAATAGCTGTTAAATTGAATAATGGGACACCTGTACTTATTAGGGATGTTGCAAAAGTGCAGTTTGGTCACGGTGTGCGCTATGGAGCGGCGACTCGAAATGGAGAAGGCGAGGTTGTTACAGGAATTGTAATGATGCTAAAGGGAGCAAACTCTTCCGCAGTTATCAATGATGTAAAAGCTAAAATCGAACAGATTAAAGAAACTTTACCCGAAGGCGTAACCATTGAGCCTTATCTAGATAGGAAAGGTTTGGTGGACCGCGCAATAGGGACTGTAACAACTAATCTTACAGAGGGTGCATTGATAGTAATTTTTGTATTAATCCTCTTTCTTGGAAATTTAAGAGGTGGTTTGATAGTTGCTTCGGTCATTCCGCTCTCAATGCTTTTTGCAATCGCGATGATGAACCTTTTTGGAGTATCCGGAAACCTAATGAGTTTGGGCGCCATAGATTTTGGTCTTATTGTAGATGGGGCGGTAATAGTTGTTGAATCTGTGATGTTTGGAATTCATACCAGTAAAAAGAAGTACGCAGGCGTTGAAAAGTTATCATCCAAACAAATGGATACCGAGGTAAGGCACTCTGCTGGAAAAATGATGAATTCCGCTGCCTTTGGGCAAATCATAATTCTAATAGTTTATGTGCCTATTTTGGCTTTGAGCGGAGTTGCAGGAAAAATGTTTCATCCAATGGCTCAAACGGTAATGTTCGCTATTCTTGGAGCACTGATTTTATCGCTTACCTACGTTCCAATGATGTCTGCCCTTGCACTGGGTCGCAAGACGGAACATAAACGGAATTTTTCCGATAAAATGATGGATTTCTTTCAGCGTATGTACCAACCTATTTTAGAAGCTGCCTTACGCACAAAACTATTGGTACTTGGATTGGCAATAGGATTATTTGTTATAACGCTAATAGTTTTTGCCAATATGGGTGGTGAGTTTATTCCGCAATTGGACGAAGGAGATTTTGCGGTTGAAACCCGAGTACCTGTTGGAAGTTCCATCGACCAGATGATTGATGTTTCTCAAAAGGCGCAGACCATATTATTACGTGAATATCCAGATGAAGTGAAGCAAGTTGTAAACAAGATTGGTTCGGGGGAAATACCAACAGACCCAATGCCCATTGAAGCAGGAGATATGATGGTTATTTTAAGCCCAAAATCGGAATGGACAAAAGCTAGCGGAAGAGAAGAACTGGCAGCAGTGATGAAAGAATCCCTGTCCATTATCCCTAATGCTACTTTTAGTTTTCAACAACCCATACAAATGCGTTTCAACGAACTTTTAACAGGTGCTAAACAGGATGTTGTCATCAAAATTTATGGCGAAGACCTCAATATACTTTCAGATTTGGCTGGTAATGTTGGGAGCAAAATAAAATCGGTGGAAGGTGTTGAAGATTTGTATGTTGAAGAAGTGACTGGACTACCACAGATTAATATCCAAATGAACCGTGATAAGATTTCTCAATACGGAATGAACATTGAGGATGTAAACAATGCTATCGAAACTGCGTTTGCGGGTACTTCGGCAGGACTCGTTTATGAAGGGGAACGTAGATTTGACCTTGTTGTACGGTTGGACAAGAACTATCGAACCGATATTACCGATGTACAAAATTTGTATGTGAGTACACCACAGGGAAATCAAATTCCATTAAGTCAGGTGGCCAACATTTCATTTGAACCAGGACCTGTACAGATTCAGCGTGACAACGCCAAACGTCGAATTATTGTTGGCTTCAATGTACGTGACAGGGATGTACAAAGTATAATTGAGGACATCAAGCAAATTATGAATTCGAAGGTTGATATGCCAGCAGGTTATTATGTAACCTACGGTGGTCAATTTCAAAACTTGCAAGAGGCTAATCAACGGTTAATAATTGCTTTACCAATAGCATTGTTGCTGATTTTAGTACTGCTGTTTTTTACTTTCGGTTCAATGAAACAAAGTTTGCTCATTTTTACGGCAATCCCTTTATCAGCGATAGGCGGTGTCTTTGCACTAATCATAAGAGACCTACCTTTTAGTATTTCAGCTGGAATCGGATTTATTGCCCTATTTGGTGTGGCAGTTCTAAATGGAATCGTACTGGTGGCTGAATTCAACAGGCTTGATAAAGAAGGTGTAAGCGATATTTATGAACGCGTCATTAAAGGAACTCGTGTGAGATTGAGACCTGTGTTAATGACAGCTACCGTAGCTGCTTTAGGTTTTTTACCTATGGCATTGTCAAATTCATCAGGTGCAGAGGTACAGCGCCCATTGGCAACTGTAGTTATTGGTGGATTGATTACGGCGACCGCATTAACGCTAATCGTTCTTCCAGTCTTATATATTTATTTTACTGATAGAAAGGCTAAATTCAATTTTAGAAGTAAGAAAATTGTTACCACTTTAATCGTGATTGCTGGTCTATTCTTTCCGGCAATGCAGCTACAAGCACAAGAAACAAGTATGGTGCAAGAACGTGAAATTACGTTGCAGCAGGCTATTGAAATGGCACTTAAAAACAATAACCGTATTAAAATCGCTCAATATGAAATAGAGGTTGAAGAAAAAGGAAAATACGGTGCTATAACTATTCCCAGAACAGAATTTACATATCAAAATGGCGAATTTAATACGCCAAAAGTAAAGGATAATCAATACGGAGTTACACAGCGAATCAATTTTCCTACGGTTTATACCAGTCAGTTTAAACTCGCAAAAGCAAGAGTTAGTAGCAGTAAACAACTAAAGGTTATAGAAGAAAATGACCTGATTGCGGATGTAAAAGCTGCCTATTTCAGAGTTGTGTTTTTAATGCAGAATAAACAATTGTTGCAGCGTCAAGATAGTCTATATGGCAATCTCAACCGTTCAAGTTCGATGCGTTATGAATCTGGCGAATCCACAAAATTGGAAAGTGTAACCTCGGCAACGCAATCGATGCAAATAAAAAACAAGCTTCAACAAAACGAAGCCGATATGAGAATCGCCGAAAAGCAACTTCAGGTAGTTTTGAACACAAACGATGAGATTACTATTACAGATAGTGAATTGGTTCGTCGTGAAATAGATTTAGATATTGAAAGGCAGTCTGTGGAGCAAAGCCCGTTTTACGTTTATTTAAAACAACAGTTGGAAGTAAGAAAACGAGAAACCAATGTAGAAAGGAATAAAGTGTTACCAGATATTATGTTCGGTTATAATAGCCAAACATTTAATGGGGGTCAAAATAGCGGTTTAGCAAACTCAAATTTTAATGACGATGACCGATTTTCATTCTTTCAAGTAGGTCTTTCAATTCCCATTTTTCCTGGTGGACATCGAGCCAAAATTCAGGCGGCCAAAATCGAAGAGGATATTGCCCAATCTCAAATTGAGTTGAACAAAACCCAATTGCAAGGGGAACTTCAAAATTTATTGCAGGAATATTACAAACTTCAGGGTACTTTAGATTACTATCAAAATGAAGCCCTGCCACAAGCGGAACTTATCATTGATAATTCAGAAAAGAGCTTTAAAAGCGGTGATGTTTCCTATACGCAATACTTGCAAAACCTCACTTTGGCGAATAGTATCCAAACAGAGTATCTAAACACACTATATCAATATAATCAGTCCATCATAGTAATCGAAGCCTTATTGGGCTTGTAA
- a CDS encoding DUF932 domain-containing protein, whose protein sequence is MYLQNLQQDEIFVPSEMKSLKTLTQMESRRGLENAIISNGKIVNVVSNSYGHIPNQLFFKKTEEMLMDAQLNFHKRTINKNDRSFITDFIIDDKSQFTVKNDKDVILPMLRFKNSYDGSEKTSGHFGFYREVCSNGLHVSQAEIEFSIKHSKNNTHLIMPRLNNLFDKFLDNEFYTITKKFDKMKEFKIIDTQEFVKAILDRTKLFRYECSDKNSDPSKKSREVIEILNYEALLLNEEPNLWLGYNAFNSVLHNVLKKSFGQQERLDKKLFDEVYAMA, encoded by the coding sequence ATGTATTTACAAAATTTGCAACAGGATGAAATCTTTGTTCCATCAGAAATGAAATCCTTAAAAACTCTGACACAGATGGAATCCCGACGAGGGCTTGAAAATGCCATCATTTCAAATGGGAAGATTGTTAATGTAGTATCGAACAGTTACGGACACATTCCAAACCAATTGTTCTTCAAGAAAACTGAAGAAATGTTGATGGATGCACAACTGAACTTTCACAAGCGCACCATCAACAAAAATGATAGGTCGTTCATTACCGACTTTATCATAGACGATAAAAGTCAGTTTACCGTCAAGAACGATAAGGACGTGATACTGCCAATGCTACGGTTCAAAAACTCGTATGACGGTAGTGAAAAGACTTCTGGACACTTCGGATTTTATAGAGAAGTATGTTCCAATGGTTTGCACGTTTCCCAAGCCGAAATCGAGTTTTCTATAAAACACAGTAAGAACAATACACATCTTATTATGCCACGACTGAACAATCTCTTTGATAAATTTCTGGACAACGAATTTTACACCATTACCAAGAAATTCGACAAGATGAAGGAATTTAAAATCATCGATACACAGGAATTTGTTAAGGCAATTCTTGACAGAACGAAATTGTTCAGATATGAATGTAGCGACAAGAACAGCGACCCGTCGAAAAAATCTCGTGAGGTCATCGAAATCTTAAACTATGAAGCCTTATTGCTCAATGAAGAACCAAATCTTTGGTTAGGTTACAATGCGTTTAATTCAGTACTTCATAATGTTTTGAAGAAAAGCTTTGGCCAACAAGAACGGTTGGATAAAAAACTGTTCGACGAAGTCTATGCAATGGCATAA